A genomic window from Candidatus Paceibacterota bacterium includes:
- a CDS encoding prepilin-type N-terminal cleavage/methylation domain-containing protein, with product MKNKGVTIIELIITLFVLSIGVVGALSAMRQPIEHTSVSISTFRAYYFAKEGIEIVRNERDRAWIREEEWDKNSLQMRTNHLNADPIQGTRFRRELFLEEVAFGDGNSKIEVTVKVSWTEKEKDYEVNVQENLYDWL from the coding sequence ATGAAAAATAAAGGAGTTACAATTATAGAGCTGATTATTACTCTTTTTGTCTTATCAATAGGAGTTGTTGGCGCTCTTTCGGCTATGCGTCAGCCGATTGAGCATACATCCGTTTCAATTTCAACCTTTAGGGCCTATTATTTTGCCAAAGAAGGGATTGAAATAGTAAGGAATGAAAGAGACAGAGCATGGATAAGAGAAGAAGAGTGGGATAAAAACTCTCTTCAAATGAGAACAAACCATTTGAATGCTGATCCAATTCAAGGAACAAGATTCAGAAGGGAATTATTTCTTGAAGAGGTTGCATTTGGGGATGGAAATAGTAAAATAGAGGTTACCGTTAAAGTTTCTTGGACGGAAAAAGAGAAAGATTATGAGGTGAATGTCCAGGAAAATTTATATGACTGGCTATGA
- a CDS encoding prepilin peptidase — MIFFIGFFVFISGLSVGSFLNCIICRLEKEESIKGRSYCPKCGHVLSFLDLFPLLSFLFLKGKCRYCKKKISFQYPLVEIITGIVFLLIFKYQLSFSSDIWSFGFIFNFLSLVIISSFLIIVFIYDFKHFLIPDFAVYSLVAVASVYSFLNGNFINGLFSATACFLFFLAVFLITRGKGMGFGDVKLSFFIGFFLGYPNFLISLFASFLIGAIIGVGLIAIKKKNLKSEVPFGPFLIIGTVIAFLFGEVIADYYISLLL; from the coding sequence ATGATTTTTTTTATCGGATTTTTTGTTTTTATATCAGGCCTTTCGGTGGGAAGTTTTTTAAATTGCATTATTTGCCGGCTTGAAAAAGAAGAGAGCATCAAGGGAAGGTCTTATTGTCCAAAATGCGGGCATGTTTTGTCTTTTTTAGACCTTTTTCCCTTGCTTAGTTTTTTGTTTCTCAAAGGAAAATGCAGGTATTGCAAAAAGAAAATATCTTTCCAATATCCTCTGGTTGAAATAATAACTGGCATAGTTTTTCTGCTTATCTTTAAATATCAGCTTTCTTTTTCAAGTGATATTTGGAGCTTTGGATTTATTTTTAATTTTTTGTCTTTAGTTATTATCTCCTCTTTTTTAATAATAGTTTTTATTTATGATTTTAAGCATTTTTTAATTCCGGATTTTGCTGTTTATTCTCTTGTTGCAGTTGCTTCTGTTTACAGTTTTTTAAACGGCAATTTTATAAACGGCTTATTTTCAGCTACTGCTTGTTTTCTTTTTTTTCTTGCGGTTTTTTTAATTACAAGAGGAAAAGGTATGGGATTTGGAGATGTTAAGCTTTCTTTTTTTATCGGTTTTTTTCTGGGTTATCCTAATTTTCTCATTTCTTTGTTTGCATCTTTTTTAATAGGGGCTATTATAGGAGTAGGGCTTATCGCTATTAAGAAAAAGAACCTTAAAAGCGAAGTTCCCTTCGGACCTTTTTTGATTATAGGAACTGTTATTGCTTTTCTTTTTGGAGAAGTAATAGCAGATTATTATATTTCCTTATTGCTTTAA
- a CDS encoding type II secretion system protein, with the protein MKIFTKKEKGFTLIELLVVVAIIAILASIVLVSLSGARNRAKDARIMAALAQVRPIAEIIYSSSNAYDTICGGASTLGSSEGLSTLADDITFNQSADDVACYASGDDYCIAAKLNATGSFCISSDGVAKVVDSTPANACLTASSSCSE; encoded by the coding sequence ATGAAAATCTTCACCAAAAAGGAAAAAGGTTTTACCCTAATAGAGCTTCTTGTGGTTGTTGCCATAATCGCAATTCTTGCCTCTATTGTTCTTGTCTCTTTAAGCGGAGCAAGAAACAGAGCAAAAGATGCTAGAATTATGGCCGCCCTTGCCCAAGTAAGGCCAATAGCGGAGATAATTTATTCAAGCAGCAATGCATATGATACCATTTGCGGTGGTGCTTCAACGCTTGGATCAAGCGAAGGATTGTCTACCCTTGCTGATGATATAACTTTTAATCAAAGTGCAGATGACGTTGCTTGCTATGCTTCAGGAGACGATTATTGCATTGCCGCAAAGCTTAACGCTACCGGTTCATTCTGTATCAGTTCTGACGGGGTAGCAAAAGTCGTTGATTCGACTCCGGCAAATGCTTGTCTTACAGCTTCATCAAGCTGTTCAGAATAG
- a CDS encoding type II secretion system protein, with product MKIFTKKEKGFTLIELLVVVAIIAILASIVLVSLSGARNRAKDARIISALSQVRPIAEIAYSGDGQYNGICTSAGTAFGSTDGLSVIAADITLNQDSGDILCKAYGDDYCIAAGLNAGGSFCISSDGVARSIPGSSTGDACPATSTSCGA from the coding sequence ATGAAAATCTTCACCAAAAAGGAAAAAGGTTTTACCCTAATTGAGCTTCTTGTGGTTGTTGCCATAATCGCAATCCTTGCTTCTATTGTTCTTGTCTCTTTAAGCGGAGCGAGAAACAGAGCAAAGGATGCGAGGATAATATCCGCTCTTTCCCAAGTAAGGCCAATAGCGGAGATAGCTTATTCGGGAGACGGGCAATACAATGGTATTTGCACTTCTGCCGGTACGGCTTTTGGCTCAACTGACGGACTTTCGGTTATAGCTGCCGATATTACTTTAAATCAGGATTCTGGCGATATTTTATGCAAGGCGTACGGAGACGATTATTGTATTGCTGCCGGACTTAATGCAGGAGGTTCATTCTGCATTAGTTCTGACGGAGTGGCAAGATCTATTCCTGGTTCAAGTACGGGAGATGCTTGTCCTGCAACCTCGACCAGTTGCGGAGCATAA
- a CDS encoding type II secretion system protein: protein MKIFTKKEKGFTLIELLVVVAIIAILASIVLVSLSGARNRAKDARIMAALAQVRPIAEIIYSSSNAYDTICGGASALGSSEGLSTLADDITFNQSADDVACYASGDDYCIAAKLNATGSFCISSDGVARANSLTTAQSCADATTSCGS from the coding sequence ATGAAAATCTTCACCAAAAAGGAAAAAGGTTTTACCCTAATTGAGCTTCTTGTGGTTGTTGCCATAATCGCAATCCTTGCTTCTATTGTTCTTGTCTCTTTAAGCGGAGCAAGAAACAGAGCAAAGGATGCTAGAATTATGGCCGCCCTTGCCCAAGTAAGGCCAATAGCGGAGATAATTTATTCAAGCAGCAATGCATATGATACCATTTGCGGTGGTGCTTCAGCGCTTGGATCAAGCGAAGGATTGTCTACCCTTGCTGATGATATAACTTTTAATCAAAGCGCAGATGACGTTGCTTGCTATGCTTCAGGAGACGATTATTGTATTGCCGCAAAGCTTAACGCTACTGGTTCATTTTGTATCAGTTCTGACGGAGTAGCGAGAGCCAATAGTTTAACTACGGCCCAATCCTGCGCGGATGCGACAACCAGTTGCGGTTCTTAA